The Thermoclostridium stercorarium subsp. stercorarium DSM 8532 genome contains a region encoding:
- a CDS encoding ABC transporter ATP-binding protein: MKENPIIEFTNFTFQYFTQAEPTLYDINLKIYPGEKILIVGPSGSGKSTLGHCINGLIPFAYKGEIKGTLKIKGLVAAEQNIFKLSKIVGTVLQDSDGQFVGLTVGEDIAFALENDNVPTEEMHEIVRRVATMVGMEKFLDSSPYELSGGQKQRTSLAGVMVDDVDVLLFDEPLANLDPATGKTAIEIIDDIHKKTKKTIIIIEHRLEDVLHRDVDRIIVINEGRIIADMSPDDLVSSSILSEIGIREPLYITALKYAGITVRSDMNPSNLDRLKMDTVAGRLKSWHKSIEKPVKEEERPAILTVENLTYSYDGRRKALDNVSFTIREGEMVSIVGRNGAGKSTLSKVLCGFERQDSGNIYYYAENIRDKSIKERAEIIGLVMQNPNQMISKAMIYDEVALGLRLRNVPEEEIKQRVEKVLEVCGLAPFIDWPVSALSYGQKKRVTIASILVLEPKIIILDEPTAGQDYYHYTEIMNFLEKLNKMGVTIIMITHDMHLMLEYTPRAIVMSDGKILADAKASVVLTDPELIREANLKETSLYFLAERADIEDKTAFVQSFIDYERELRKNNET, encoded by the coding sequence ATGAAGGAAAATCCGATAATCGAATTCACGAATTTTACTTTTCAGTATTTCACTCAGGCAGAACCAACGTTATATGACATCAATCTGAAAATTTATCCTGGTGAAAAAATATTAATCGTCGGGCCTAGTGGAAGTGGTAAAAGTACACTAGGCCACTGCATTAATGGGCTTATTCCGTTTGCCTACAAGGGCGAAATAAAAGGTACGCTGAAAATAAAAGGGTTGGTTGCCGCCGAACAGAATATATTTAAGCTTTCAAAAATTGTCGGAACGGTTCTTCAGGATTCCGACGGACAGTTTGTAGGGCTTACCGTGGGCGAAGACATAGCCTTCGCGCTGGAAAACGACAATGTCCCCACCGAGGAAATGCATGAAATTGTCCGCAGAGTGGCGACAATGGTGGGAATGGAAAAATTCCTTGACTCTTCGCCCTATGAACTTTCAGGCGGGCAAAAGCAGAGAACGTCGCTGGCCGGGGTTATGGTGGACGATGTGGATGTGCTGCTGTTTGACGAGCCTCTGGCCAATCTCGATCCTGCCACCGGGAAAACGGCAATAGAAATAATTGATGATATTCATAAAAAAACAAAGAAAACAATCATAATTATTGAGCACCGGCTTGAAGACGTCCTGCACCGCGATGTGGACAGGATCATTGTAATAAACGAAGGGCGGATTATAGCCGATATGTCTCCCGACGACCTGGTATCGTCGTCAATATTATCCGAGATCGGTATTCGGGAGCCTTTATATATTACCGCGTTAAAATATGCCGGCATAACCGTCCGCAGCGACATGAACCCCAGTAATCTGGACAGGCTTAAAATGGATACCGTTGCCGGACGTTTAAAGTCATGGCACAAATCCATTGAAAAACCGGTGAAAGAGGAGGAAAGACCTGCAATCCTTACCGTTGAGAATCTGACCTATTCATATGACGGCAGGCGAAAAGCGCTTGACAACGTCAGTTTTACTATCAGGGAAGGTGAAATGGTTTCGATTGTGGGGAGAAACGGCGCGGGCAAATCCACGCTTTCAAAGGTATTGTGCGGGTTTGAACGGCAGGATTCCGGAAACATATATTATTATGCGGAGAACATCAGGGATAAAAGCATAAAGGAAAGGGCAGAAATCATCGGGCTTGTAATGCAGAACCCCAATCAGATGATATCAAAGGCGATGATATATGACGAAGTCGCCCTGGGGTTAAGGCTGCGCAACGTTCCCGAGGAGGAGATAAAGCAACGTGTGGAGAAGGTGCTGGAAGTATGCGGGCTTGCGCCTTTTATAGACTGGCCTGTCTCGGCTTTGAGCTATGGCCAGAAAAAACGGGTTACAATAGCGTCAATACTGGTGCTGGAACCCAAAATAATTATTTTGGATGAACCCACTGCGGGTCAGGACTATTATCACTATACCGAGATTATGAATTTTCTTGAAAAACTCAATAAAATGGGTGTTACGATAATCATGATTACCCATGACATGCACCTGATGCTGGAATATACGCCAAGGGCAATTGTAATGTCCGACGGGAAAATCCTTGCCGATGCCAAGGCTTCTGTTGTATTGACCGATCCGGAATTAATTAGGGAGGCCAATCTTAAAGAAACATCTCTTTATTTTCTTGCCGAAAGGGCGGATATTGAGGATAAAACCGCATTTGTCCAAAGTTTTATTGATTACGAAAGGGAGCTAAGGAAAAACAATGAAACTTAA
- a CDS encoding ECF-type riboflavin transporter substrate-binding protein encodes MKKHAIAEKFEVSTKTIVATGLGAAIFTLLFMYVKIPSPIPETSFQTAYGVSAFFATLFGPVAGGLIAFIGHAISDAVQYGSPWWSWVIASGISGFVFGFAYKSTKVEEGEFKGKDILKFNIIQIIGNIIAWIVVAPVLDIVIYAEPANKVFAQGVAAVVMNSISTGIIGTLLLIAYAATRTKKGSLTKKV; translated from the coding sequence ATGAAAAAACATGCAATTGCGGAAAAATTTGAGGTGAGCACAAAAACCATTGTTGCCACAGGGCTTGGTGCGGCCATTTTTACACTGTTGTTCATGTACGTAAAAATACCTTCTCCCATCCCTGAGACGAGTTTCCAGACAGCCTATGGAGTAAGTGCGTTTTTTGCAACGCTGTTCGGTCCTGTAGCCGGTGGATTGATTGCGTTTATTGGACATGCCATAAGTGATGCTGTCCAGTACGGCTCACCGTGGTGGAGCTGGGTTATAGCGAGTGGAATTTCAGGTTTTGTGTTTGGCTTTGCATACAAAAGCACGAAGGTTGAAGAGGGCGAATTTAAAGGCAAGGATATTCTGAAATTTAATATTATTCAGATAATCGGTAATATTATTGCATGGATTGTTGTGGCTCCCGTACTTGATATCGTTATATATGCCGAGCCTGCAAACAAGGTGTTTGCGCAGGGGGTTGCTGCAGTCGTGATGAATTCCATCAGCACGGGTATCATAGGTACGCTGCTGCTGATTGCATATGCCGCAACGCGGACAAAGAAAGGAAGTCTTACGAAAAAGGTCTAA
- the rsmA gene encoding 16S rRNA (adenine(1518)-N(6)/adenine(1519)-N(6))-dimethyltransferase RsmA, with protein sequence MINTNEILNKYNIRLTKTLGQNFLTDANIIRKITDAGELSEKDLVVEVGPGIGALTVNLAQKAGRVIAVEIDKKLIPALEETTGGFDNVTLVNADVLKVDIYGLIDGWHGNVKVISNLPYYVTTPIIMMFLEGNYPIERMVLMVQKEVAQRMTAKPGTKDYGALSVGIQAAGIPKILFSVSRNCFIPKPEVDSAVVRVIITDEYRKRISDRKIFHECVKAAFSQRRKTLVNSLGNSPFFKIDKEMVKDMLSALNLKEQVRGEELSVEQFILLSNMVAEKIRCGGI encoded by the coding sequence TTGATAAATACAAATGAAATTTTAAACAAATACAATATCCGTTTAACAAAGACCCTGGGGCAGAATTTTCTTACCGATGCAAACATAATACGAAAAATTACCGATGCAGGTGAATTATCCGAGAAAGATCTTGTTGTTGAAGTAGGGCCCGGAATAGGAGCGTTGACGGTTAATCTTGCCCAAAAGGCGGGCAGGGTGATTGCCGTAGAAATAGACAAAAAACTTATTCCTGCCCTGGAAGAAACCACGGGTGGGTTTGACAATGTAACGCTTGTAAACGCCGATGTTTTAAAGGTTGACATATATGGGCTTATTGACGGCTGGCACGGAAATGTAAAGGTCATTTCGAATTTGCCTTATTATGTAACCACTCCGATAATTATGATGTTTCTGGAAGGAAATTATCCCATTGAAAGAATGGTTTTGATGGTTCAGAAAGAAGTGGCACAGAGAATGACGGCCAAACCCGGGACAAAGGATTACGGGGCACTGTCGGTGGGAATACAGGCTGCAGGGATACCAAAGATACTTTTCAGTGTTTCAAGGAATTGTTTTATCCCGAAGCCGGAAGTTGATTCGGCGGTTGTAAGGGTTATTATTACCGACGAATACAGAAAGAGAATATCGGACCGTAAAATATTTCATGAATGTGTGAAAGCCGCATTTTCTCAGCGTAGAAAGACACTGGTGAATTCCCTCGGGAATTCTCCGTTTTTTAAAATTGATAAGGAAATGGTAAAGGACATGCTATCTGCCCTTAACCTGAAGGAACAGGTAAGGGGAGAGGAGCTCTCGGTGGAACAGTTCATTTTACTTTCAAATATGGTCGCAGAAAAGATTCGGTGCGGTGGTATTTAA
- a CDS encoding 3D domain-containing protein: protein MRQNGVMSYRENERKSIMGNPNAKQRLPRQGTLTISIVRFVKSHVSVFILLVIMGVSVLVGYGIYDRLKKELKIVDGDSEVIVSTMGDDIETALNQLGVLVESYDYVSAPLSTKLTNDVIQEVFIKRAVPVTITIDGKTTEVMTYYDTVGETIKNNGIVLGPLDRIEGLDLDDPIQMGMNIKIVRVREEVLTETEKIPYAIEEIPNEKMNKGEKRVIQAGVEGTMEKYYKLTYEDGRIVSREFLSEKVIEEPVTEIVEYGTVPNFVTSRGELVRYKKVIEMRATAYTSSYEDTGKNPGDPDFGICYTGLKAREGIIAVDPNVIPLYTKVYVEVIGNEPDYGFAIAGDIGSAVKGNTIDVYLDTREAVRKWGVKKVRVYILNEQDDDRWKKTDYTK, encoded by the coding sequence GTGAGACAGAATGGGGTAATGTCTTACAGGGAAAACGAAAGGAAGTCGATAATGGGAAATCCAAACGCGAAACAACGCCTGCCCCGGCAAGGAACTCTTACGATAAGTATTGTAAGATTTGTAAAAAGCCATGTAAGTGTTTTTATACTGCTCGTTATCATGGGTGTATCGGTCCTGGTTGGTTACGGAATATATGACAGGCTGAAAAAAGAACTGAAAATTGTGGACGGAGACAGCGAGGTAATTGTCAGCACAATGGGTGACGATATAGAAACGGCTTTAAACCAGTTGGGGGTTTTGGTTGAATCGTATGATTACGTCAGTGCGCCCCTTTCTACAAAGCTTACGAATGATGTTATTCAGGAGGTATTTATAAAACGGGCGGTACCGGTAACGATTACAATTGACGGAAAAACAACCGAGGTGATGACTTATTATGATACGGTGGGCGAAACGATAAAAAATAACGGAATAGTTTTAGGACCGCTGGACAGGATAGAGGGACTTGATTTGGACGATCCGATACAAATGGGTATGAATATAAAAATTGTCCGGGTCCGCGAAGAAGTTTTAACAGAAACAGAAAAAATTCCATATGCAATAGAGGAAATACCCAATGAGAAAATGAACAAAGGAGAAAAACGCGTCATTCAGGCCGGCGTTGAAGGAACGATGGAAAAATATTATAAATTAACTTATGAAGACGGCAGAATAGTATCACGTGAATTCCTGAGCGAAAAGGTAATAGAAGAACCTGTAACCGAAATAGTTGAATACGGCACAGTTCCGAACTTTGTAACCTCCCGTGGTGAACTTGTTAGATATAAAAAAGTGATTGAGATGCGTGCAACAGCTTATACTTCATCTTATGAGGATACCGGGAAAAATCCCGGCGATCCTGATTTCGGAATATGCTATACCGGCTTGAAAGCAAGGGAAGGGATTATAGCGGTTGATCCGAATGTAATCCCGCTTTATACTAAAGTTTATGTTGAAGTGATTGGAAACGAACCCGATTATGGTTTTGCCATAGCCGGGGATATAGGAAGCGCGGTAAAGGGTAATACGATTGACGTATACCTGGACACAAGAGAGGCCGTAAGGAAATGGGGCGTAAAAAAAGTAAGGGTTTATATCCTCAACGAGCAGGATGACGACAGGTGGAAAAAAACCGACTATACCAAATAA
- a CDS encoding TatD family hydrolase, protein MIVDSHAHYDDEQFDTDRDEVLNSIRQQGVVRVVNPSSNLESARKCIELSEKYDILYCAVGIHPHDANEFSKNALESVRKLASFKKVVAIGEIGLDYHYNFSPPELQKECFAAHIQLALELKLPVIIHDREAHRDTLDIIRAERGYMAGGVFHCFSGSVEMAKEVLDLGFYIALGGAVTFKNAKKPVEVAGYVPLDRLLVETDSPYMAPVPYRGKRNNSGYLHEIIRKISEIRNEDFNVIAETTAKNANILFGLGL, encoded by the coding sequence ATGATAGTTGATTCCCATGCTCATTATGACGATGAACAGTTTGATACCGACAGGGACGAGGTATTAAACAGCATACGGCAACAGGGCGTGGTACGGGTTGTGAATCCGTCAAGCAATCTGGAATCTGCCCGCAAATGTATAGAACTTTCCGAAAAATATGATATTTTATACTGCGCCGTGGGGATTCATCCCCACGACGCCAATGAATTTTCAAAAAATGCTCTGGAAAGCGTCCGCAAACTGGCTTCTTTCAAAAAAGTGGTCGCCATAGGCGAGATCGGTCTGGATTATCACTATAACTTTTCGCCGCCGGAACTGCAGAAAGAATGTTTTGCCGCGCATATTCAACTGGCTTTGGAACTGAAGCTGCCTGTAATTATTCATGACAGGGAGGCACACAGGGATACCCTCGATATTATCAGGGCTGAAAGAGGGTATATGGCGGGCGGAGTTTTTCATTGCTTTTCGGGAAGCGTTGAAATGGCGAAGGAAGTGCTTGATTTGGGCTTTTATATAGCACTGGGCGGTGCTGTTACTTTCAAAAACGCCAAAAAACCTGTTGAGGTTGCAGGGTACGTGCCCCTCGACAGGCTTCTTGTGGAAACCGACAGTCCTTATATGGCACCGGTACCCTACAGGGGCAAGCGTAATAATTCCGGATATCTGCATGAAATAATCAGAAAAATCTCAGAGATTCGGAACGAAGATTTCAATGTTATCGCCGAAACAACGGCCAAAAATGCAAATATTTTGTTCGGACTTGGTTTATAG
- the metG gene encoding methionine--tRNA ligase, translated as MEGKNLNRKTYYITTPIYYPSGKLHIGHSYTTVAADVMARYKRLQGYDVMFLTGTDEHGQKIERIAKEKGVSPKEYVDGIVDGIKKLWKLMKITNDKFIRTTDDYHVKAVQKIFKKLYDQGDIYKGEYEGWYCTPCESFWTETQLKDGKCPDCGRDVELTREEAYFFRLSKYQDRLLKYYEENPDFIQPASRRNEMINNFIKPGLEDLCVSRTSFKWGIPVTFDEKHVIYVWIDALSNYITALGYLSDNDEDFRRYWPADVHLVGKEIVRFHTIIWPCMLMALGLPLPKQVFGHGWLILEGGKMSKSKGNVVDPAVLVEKYGLDAIRYFLLREVPFGSDGVFSNEALINRINSDLANDLGNLVSRTAAMIKKYFDGIIPEERQSDDIDNDLIQTVINTPAAVEKLLDQLQFSTALQEIWKAVSRTNKYIDETTPWILARDEKNRPRLAQVLFNLAESIRIVSILIQPFMPDTPQKIWEQFGITEEIRTWESAKTWGLYKSAGAVEEGEPLFPRIDLEKEMAELERMNNNTAKSAENLKDIPGILPQVLIDDFAKLDLRVAKVISCEKVKKSEKLLKLELDIGIETRQVVSGIAKYYKPEDLIGKKVVMIANLKPAKLMGIESQGMILAASNEDKLVLVTVDGDIPAGSKIS; from the coding sequence GTGGAAGGGAAAAATTTAAATCGAAAGACTTATTATATCACGACACCGATTTACTACCCAAGCGGAAAGCTCCATATAGGCCATTCATATACGACCGTTGCTGCAGACGTAATGGCCAGGTATAAGAGGCTTCAGGGATACGACGTAATGTTTCTTACCGGCACTGACGAGCATGGCCAGAAAATAGAAAGGATTGCAAAAGAAAAGGGCGTATCCCCGAAAGAATACGTTGACGGAATTGTGGACGGAATAAAGAAGCTGTGGAAACTGATGAAGATTACCAATGATAAATTTATCCGTACAACCGACGATTACCATGTCAAAGCTGTACAGAAGATTTTCAAAAAGCTGTATGATCAGGGCGATATTTATAAAGGCGAATATGAAGGCTGGTACTGTACCCCGTGTGAATCGTTCTGGACCGAAACTCAGCTTAAAGACGGCAAATGCCCTGATTGCGGCCGCGATGTGGAATTAACGAGGGAAGAAGCTTACTTTTTCAGGCTTTCAAAGTACCAGGATCGGCTGCTTAAATACTATGAGGAAAACCCGGATTTCATTCAGCCTGCATCCAGAAGAAACGAAATGATCAACAATTTTATCAAACCCGGGCTTGAAGATCTCTGTGTATCAAGGACCTCCTTCAAATGGGGTATTCCGGTGACATTTGATGAAAAGCATGTCATTTATGTCTGGATTGACGCCCTGTCAAACTACATCACCGCGCTTGGATACTTGTCGGACAATGACGAGGATTTCCGGCGTTACTGGCCTGCCGATGTACATCTTGTAGGTAAGGAAATTGTCCGTTTCCATACCATTATATGGCCGTGTATGCTTATGGCCCTGGGCTTGCCGTTGCCGAAACAGGTTTTTGGACATGGCTGGCTTATCCTTGAAGGCGGAAAAATGTCCAAATCCAAAGGTAATGTGGTTGATCCCGCCGTTCTGGTTGAGAAGTACGGTCTTGACGCCATCAGGTATTTCCTGCTGAGGGAAGTACCGTTCGGTTCTGACGGCGTGTTCTCAAACGAGGCTTTAATAAACAGGATCAATTCGGATCTTGCAAACGATTTGGGCAACCTCGTAAGCAGAACGGCTGCAATGATTAAGAAGTATTTTGACGGAATTATCCCTGAAGAAAGGCAGTCAGACGATATTGACAACGATTTGATACAAACTGTCATAAATACCCCTGCAGCCGTTGAAAAGCTGCTGGATCAGTTACAGTTCAGCACCGCACTGCAGGAAATATGGAAAGCAGTTTCCAGAACGAACAAATATATTGACGAAACTACGCCGTGGATACTTGCAAGGGATGAAAAGAACAGGCCGCGTCTGGCCCAGGTTTTGTTTAACCTTGCTGAAAGCATAAGAATAGTTTCGATACTGATACAGCCGTTTATGCCCGATACCCCGCAAAAGATTTGGGAACAGTTCGGAATTACCGAAGAAATAAGGACTTGGGAGAGTGCCAAAACATGGGGTTTGTATAAATCCGCAGGAGCTGTGGAAGAAGGGGAACCTTTGTTCCCGAGAATAGACCTGGAAAAGGAAATGGCTGAACTGGAAAGAATGAACAATAATACAGCCAAGAGCGCAGAAAATTTAAAGGACATTCCGGGGATACTTCCGCAGGTCCTCATTGATGATTTTGCAAAGCTGGATTTGCGGGTTGCAAAGGTAATTTCCTGTGAAAAGGTCAAGAAATCCGAAAAACTTCTTAAACTTGAGCTGGATATTGGCATTGAAACCCGCCAGGTTGTTTCGGGCATAGCCAAGTATTATAAGCCTGAAGATCTTATAGGCAAAAAGGTTGTTATGATAGCAAACCTCAAACCGGCAAAATTAATGGGAATTGAGTCGCAGGGAATGATACTGGCCGCCAGCAATGAGGATAAACTTGTTTTGGTTACTGTTGACGGTGATATTCCCGCCGGCAGTAAGATAAGCTGA
- the ispF gene encoding 2-C-methyl-D-erythritol 2,4-cyclodiphosphate synthase, with protein sequence MFKVAIGQDSHRFDFDNHDKKLVLGGVFFDGPPLKGNSDADVVLHALTNAISGITGVNILGETADRLCLEQGITDSSVYVREALKYLNGEICHVSFSVECLKPKISPKIPDMKKSIARLLNIDEKNIGITATTGEGLTDFGKGLGIQCFCILTALVK encoded by the coding sequence ATGTTCAAGGTTGCGATAGGTCAGGACAGCCACAGATTTGATTTTGACAATCATGACAAGAAGCTTGTGCTCGGCGGGGTTTTTTTTGATGGTCCGCCTCTTAAGGGCAACAGCGACGCTGATGTGGTGCTCCATGCACTAACGAACGCAATATCGGGAATAACCGGGGTTAATATATTGGGCGAAACAGCCGACAGGCTCTGTCTGGAACAAGGCATAACCGACAGCAGCGTATATGTCAGGGAAGCATTGAAATATTTAAACGGAGAAATCTGCCATGTATCTTTTTCTGTTGAATGCTTAAAACCGAAAATAAGTCCTAAAATTCCCGACATGAAAAAATCCATTGCCCGATTGCTTAATATTGATGAAAAAAATATAGGAATCACCGCCACCACGGGCGAAGGTCTGACAGACTTTGGAAAGGGTTTGGGAATTCAGTGTTTCTGTATACTTACAGCGTTGGTAAAATAA
- a CDS encoding ABC transporter ATP-binding protein, which translates to MLRIENLTKKYGNKTAVDNLSLHVKKGLIYGFIGHNGAGKTTTIKCCCGILHFDAGEIYIDGVSIKEDPLGCKRKIAYIPDNPYLYEFLTGIKYLNFIADIFAIPQTEREEKIRRYADLFELTADLPLPISAYSRGMKQKLAIISALIHDPKLVILDEPFVGLDPKATHHLKNIMREICSNGGAVFFSTHVLEVAEKLCDEVAIIKNGKLVISGSMEEVKGNDSLEDIFLELEGE; encoded by the coding sequence ATGCTTCGTATTGAAAACCTGACAAAAAAATACGGTAACAAGACGGCGGTTGACAACCTTTCGCTGCATGTCAAAAAAGGACTGATTTATGGTTTCATCGGCCATAACGGTGCCGGAAAAACAACCACTATTAAATGCTGCTGCGGTATACTGCATTTTGATGCCGGTGAAATTTATATTGACGGAGTATCCATTAAGGAAGATCCCCTCGGCTGCAAACGTAAAATAGCCTATATTCCGGATAATCCTTACTTATACGAATTTCTCACAGGCATAAAATACCTGAACTTCATCGCGGATATTTTCGCTATCCCGCAAACAGAAAGGGAAGAAAAAATAAGAAGATATGCTGATTTATTTGAACTCACCGCCGATCTTCCCCTTCCAATTTCAGCTTACTCCCGCGGCATGAAGCAGAAGCTGGCAATTATATCGGCGCTAATTCACGACCCAAAGCTTGTAATACTGGATGAACCTTTTGTGGGTCTTGATCCCAAAGCCACTCATCATTTAAAAAACATAATGCGTGAAATCTGCAGCAACGGAGGGGCGGTATTTTTCTCCACCCATGTTCTTGAAGTTGCTGAAAAGCTTTGCGACGAGGTTGCCATAATTAAAAACGGAAAACTTGTGATATCGGGCAGCATGGAAGAAGTTAAAGGCAACGACTCCCTTGAAGACATCTTTCTTGAACTGGAGGGAGAATAG
- a CDS encoding redox-sensing transcriptional repressor Rex, producing the protein MGKKISMAVIRRLPRYYRYLADLLRVDIKRISSKELSERMGITASQIRQDLNCFGGFGQQGYGYNVETLYKEIGKILGVERRFTTIIIGAGNMGNALANYENFKKRGFDLIGIFDISPNRVGQYINGIEIMHMDRLEEFMKTHVVDIAILTVPSHATAEVAEKVAELGVKGIWNFSPQDLKLSHNVVIENVHLSDGLAVLGYRIKEMEEQEQKKKDKQN; encoded by the coding sequence ATGGGAAAGAAAATCTCCATGGCCGTTATAAGGAGGCTTCCCAGGTATTACCGATATCTGGCCGACTTATTAAGAGTGGATATAAAAAGAATATCGTCAAAAGAGCTCAGTGAAAGGATGGGAATCACGGCTTCGCAGATACGTCAGGATTTAAACTGTTTCGGAGGCTTTGGGCAACAGGGTTACGGATATAACGTCGAAACCCTTTATAAAGAAATAGGTAAAATACTTGGCGTGGAAAGACGGTTTACAACTATAATAATCGGCGCGGGTAACATGGGTAATGCTCTGGCAAATTATGAAAATTTTAAAAAACGGGGTTTTGATCTTATAGGGATCTTTGACATTAGCCCCAACCGGGTTGGGCAGTATATAAACGGGATTGAAATTATGCATATGGACAGGCTTGAAGAGTTTATGAAAACTCACGTGGTTGATATAGCAATACTCACCGTTCCAAGCCACGCAACCGCAGAAGTTGCGGAGAAAGTCGCAGAACTCGGCGTTAAGGGTATATGGAATTTCTCGCCTCAGGATCTTAAACTTTCTCACAATGTGGTGATTGAAAACGTGCACCTGAGTGATGGTCTGGCGGTTTTGGGCTATCGGATAAAGGAAATGGAGGAACAGGAGCAGAAAAAAAAGGATAAACAAAATTAG
- the hisF gene encoding imidazole glycerol phosphate synthase subunit HisF encodes MSVKRVIPCLDVHNGRVVKGVNFVNLIDAGDPVECAVAYSKAGADEIVFLDITATTENRGIVTDMISRIAEKVRIPLIVGGGIRSVDDFRRVLLAGADKIAINSAAMKNPELISEVAMNFGSKCVIAAIDAKRRNDSSGWDVYINGGRVNTGLDAVEWAKKLELLGAGEILLTSMDRDGTKSGYDIELIRQVAEAVNIPVIASGGAGKLEHFRDALTIGKADAVLAASLFHFGEIKIMDLKLYLRSMGLEVKIPE; translated from the coding sequence ATGTCGGTAAAAAGGGTTATTCCCTGTCTGGACGTTCATAACGGACGCGTTGTTAAGGGCGTGAATTTTGTGAATCTGATTGATGCCGGGGACCCGGTGGAATGCGCAGTGGCATATTCGAAGGCAGGAGCGGATGAGATTGTTTTTCTTGACATTACGGCAACCACTGAAAACAGAGGCATCGTTACAGATATGATTTCACGCATAGCGGAAAAAGTACGTATACCGTTGATTGTAGGGGGCGGTATTCGCTCTGTAGACGATTTCAGACGCGTTCTTTTGGCAGGAGCCGATAAAATTGCGATAAATTCTGCGGCAATGAAAAATCCTGAGTTGATTTCCGAAGTGGCGATGAATTTCGGCAGCAAGTGCGTAATAGCGGCAATTGATGCGAAAAGGCGGAATGACTCATCAGGCTGGGATGTTTATATTAACGGCGGCAGGGTTAATACCGGACTTGATGCCGTTGAGTGGGCGAAAAAACTTGAATTGCTGGGAGCAGGCGAAATACTTCTTACCAGCATGGACAGGGACGGTACAAAAAGTGGCTATGACATAGAATTGATACGCCAGGTTGCAGAAGCGGTGAATATTCCTGTAATTGCCTCAGGAGGGGCAGGAAAACTTGAACACTTCCGTGACGCATTGACCATAGGAAAGGCCGATGCGGTACTGGCGGCGTCGCTGTTTCATTTCGGGGAAATAAAAATAATGGATTTAAAACTGTATTTAAGAAGCATGGGGCTTGAAGTAAAGATACCTGAATAA